One Thunnus albacares chromosome 12, fThuAlb1.1, whole genome shotgun sequence genomic region harbors:
- the selenop2 gene encoding selenoprotein Pb isoform X2 produces the protein MYSLSSLWLCAALPGLLCASQVSLLVEGGNNASRICKPAPNWTIKGQAPMQKLLGNVVVVALLKASUQFCLTQASNIGGLRDRLNRSNLTEVSFMIVNEREALSRAMYWELKRKAPPDVPVYQQAPFQSDVWEELDGDKDDFLVYDRCGLLTYHVVLPYSFLHYPYVEAAIRATYHKNICNCSVNQQQQHHDERDSAVECQRTNYITHKSTGN, from the exons ATGTACTCTCTCTCGTCGCTGTGGCTGTGCGCGGCCCTGCCAGGCCTGCTGTGCGCCTCACAAGTCTCTCTGCTGGTAGAGGGGGGCAATAATGCCTCCAGGATCTGCAAACCTGCCCCCAACTGGACCATAAAGGGACAGGCACCCATGCAGAAGCTGCTGGGAaatgtggtggtggtggcgcTACTGAAGGCCAGCTGACAGTTCTGTCTCACTCAGGCCTCCAA CATTGGAGGTCTGCGTGACAGGCTGAACCGCAGCAATCTGACGGAGGTGTCTTTCATGATAGTAAATGAGCGAGAGGCTCTGTCCAGAGCCATGTACTGGGAGCTGAAGAGAAAAGCTCCGCCTGATGTTCCGGTGTATCAGCAGGCTCCCTTTCAAAGTGACGTGTGGGAGGAGCTGGATGGTGACAAAGATGACTTCCTGGTCTATGATAG GTGTGGTCTCCTCACCTACCATGTAGTGCTACCGTACAGTTTCCTGCACTACCCATATGTAGAGGCTGCAATCAGAGCCACCTATCACAAAAATATCTGCAATTGCTCTGTGA atcaacaacaacagcatcaCGACGAACGAGACAGCGCAGTTGAGTGTCAACGAACCAACTACATCACCCACAAGTCAACTGGAAACTGA
- the selenop2 gene encoding selenoprotein Pb isoform X1, with product MYSLSSLWLCAALPGLLCASQVSLLVEGGNNASRICKPAPNWTIKGQAPMQKLLGNVVVVALLKASUQFCLTQASNIGGLRDRLNRSNLTEVSFMIVNEREALSRAMYWELKRKAPPDVPVYQQAPFQSDVWEELDGDKDDFLVYDRCGLLTYHVVLPYSFLHYPYVEAAIRATYHKNICNCSINNNSITTNETAQLSVNEPTTSPTSQLETDEPEEEITAPRSTHHHNLHHHHPHHHHHITHQNQSHHQQDTNQNKTQNLPSPHHSHDHAHPPHHH from the exons ATGTACTCTCTCTCGTCGCTGTGGCTGTGCGCGGCCCTGCCAGGCCTGCTGTGCGCCTCACAAGTCTCTCTGCTGGTAGAGGGGGGCAATAATGCCTCCAGGATCTGCAAACCTGCCCCCAACTGGACCATAAAGGGACAGGCACCCATGCAGAAGCTGCTGGGAaatgtggtggtggtggcgcTACTGAAGGCCAGCTGACAGTTCTGTCTCACTCAGGCCTCCAA CATTGGAGGTCTGCGTGACAGGCTGAACCGCAGCAATCTGACGGAGGTGTCTTTCATGATAGTAAATGAGCGAGAGGCTCTGTCCAGAGCCATGTACTGGGAGCTGAAGAGAAAAGCTCCGCCTGATGTTCCGGTGTATCAGCAGGCTCCCTTTCAAAGTGACGTGTGGGAGGAGCTGGATGGTGACAAAGATGACTTCCTGGTCTATGATAG GTGTGGTCTCCTCACCTACCATGTAGTGCTACCGTACAGTTTCCTGCACTACCCATATGTAGAGGCTGCAATCAGAGCCACCTATCACAAAAATATCTGCAATTGCTCT atcaacaacaacagcatcaCGACGAACGAGACAGCGCAGTTGAGTGTCAACGAACCAACTACATCACCCACAAGTCAACTGGAAACTGATGAACCAGAGGAGGAAATCACAGCTCCTAGATCCACTCATCACcacaaccttcatcatcatcatcctcatcaccaccatcatatCACTCACCAGAATCAATCCCACCATCAGCAGGATACAAATCAGAATAAAACTCAAAATCTTCCATCTCCCCATCACAGTCACGACCACGCCCATCCTCCGCATCATCATTAG
- the si:ch73-382f3.1 gene encoding 52 kDa repressor of the inhibitor of the protein kinase: MGGCSAPNCSNSTSIGKQLFRFPKDPVRKKKWVVNCRRDFEPTPHSRLCQDHFEQSQFEEIARSPAGGKKLKPNAIPTLFNVGDPPYAAITTPYILPPLKPEPVEKELNFGDHGYARRTPLPGLEEEDADRTTEDQQPCTQCQLLKKQLEQEMQHTARLQKEAEEMKKRLYRLDRIEKGLQNFLFEDQIRALSLTKRSRRAVWSPETILKARKIRCAVGTKGYEYLRELGYPLPSYRTLCNRLETKIMVTTDMSCEELAELGLGIMATCDSPTEVVGDNDEEDLIGVLS, translated from the exons ATGGGTGGCTGCTCCGCTCCGAACTGCTCCAATTCAACCAGCATAGGGAAGCAGCTGTTTAGATTCCCCAAAGACCCTGTCCGTAAGAAGAAATGGGTGGTGAACTGTCGACGTGACTTTGAACCAACTCCACACTCCCGACTCTGCCAG GACCATTTTGAGCAGAGCCAGTTTGAGGAGATAGCCAGGTCTCCAGCTGGCGGAAAGAAGCTGAAGCCCAACGCCATCCCCACTCTGTTTAATGTTGGAGACCCTCCGTACGCTGCAATCACTACTCCATACATCCTGCCGCCCTTAAAACCTGAACCAG TGGAGAAGGAGCTGAATTTTGGGGACCATGGCTATGCCAGACGCACCCCTCTGCCTGGcctggaggaagaggatgcaGACAGGACAACTGAAGACCAGCAGCCCTGCACACAGTGTCAGCTCCTCAAGAagcagctggagcaggagatgcAGCACACTGCAAGGCTACAAAAGGAG gcagaggagatgaagaagcGTCTGTATCGGCTCGACCGGATTGAGAAGGGCCTCCAGAACTTTCTGTTTGAGGACCAGATCCGTGCCCTGTCCCTCACCAAGCGCTCCCGACGTGCCGTCTGGTCTCCAGAGACCATCCTGAAGGCCAGGAAGATCCGCTGTGCTGTTGGCACAAAGGGTTACGAGTATCTGAGAGAGCTGGGATACCCGTTACCCTCCTACAGGACCTTGTGTAACCGCCTGGAGACTAAGATCATGGTGACGACGGACATGAGCTGCGAGGAGCTGGCAGAGCTGGGCCTGGGGATCATGGCCACCTGCGACAGTCCAACGGAAGTTGTTGGGGACAATGATGAGGAAGACTTGATAGGTGTTTTGTCCTGA